A stretch of Triticum aestivum cultivar Chinese Spring chromosome 1D, IWGSC CS RefSeq v2.1, whole genome shotgun sequence DNA encodes these proteins:
- the LOC123182956 gene encoding putative disease resistance protein RGA4: protein MTAAVLAVLQMVASPILKKLLTGTPTYLGVDMASELHELETTIMPQFELMIEAADKSNHRAKLDKWIQDLKQAFFKAEDLLDDHEYSRLERKAKSGKDPLLPHSSTSSTILKPLHAASNRLSNLSSNNRKLIRQLNELKAVLAKGKELRDLLCLSAGNTAEDPVVQAAIVPLATSIPPPKVIGRDKDRDNIIDLLTKPVGVEADSAIHSGLAIVGAGGMGKSTLAQYVYNDERIQKHFDVRMWVCISRRLDVKRHTREIIESAVKGGYPHVENLDTLQCKLRDILQNSQKFLLVLDDVWFGKSDEMEWEQLLTPLVSQQTGSKVLITSRLNILPASLYCNKIVPLENMEDAEFLALFQNHAFSGAEIREHSLRQMLEVIAEKLATRLGRSPLAAKTVGLQLSRKKDIASWKDALKKDNLSDPAKALSWSYDKLDPRLQRCFLYCSLYPKGYRYGMRELVHLWMAEGFIDSCNENKRVEDIGKDCFSEMVSVSFFQPIGHGFRTYYVMHDLIHDLAESLSKEHCFRLEDEKVADIPCTVRHLSVRVESMIQHKQSICKLHHLRTIICIDPVKDDVSDVFTEILRNSKLRVLYLSLYNSSKLPGSIDELKHLRYLNIINTSISELPRSLCTLYHLQFLKLSLEVKSLPDKLCNLNKLWYLERHGSWINYPYNTTLPQVPNIGKLTLLQQLYNFSAEKQKGYELRQLRGMNELGGCLNVTNLENVTAKDEALESNLHRKIHLESLHLGWSYMDDINVEDNLHLEILEGLMPPPRLRGLTIQGYRSAKYPGWFLQDSYFENLETFELANCTALQGLPTNAELLGNCCSLHLRNVPKLKTLPCLPAGLKELSISKCPLLIFVSSDEPEQHDQLENIMNIDQLASNLPLITHVGPVSKTRDIIASEFSSLEQLMALMDVDMSRIENIRSVIEREEFVIEDSINAWICCHKERMGLIYGRSIRLPLVPPSELTKLYLSSCSITDGALAVCLNGLTSLRSLALIKIMTLTTLPSQEVFQHLTMLGDLEIKSCWCLRSLGGLRAATSLSDVRLYSCPSLDLARGDEMPLSAEELIIFYCVVAANFFSSGLQHLRWLNMVGCRSLASLSIGHLNSLAKLELVDLPDLCFIEGLSSLKLHLVSLKDVPKLNAKCISQFRVQNTLFVSSPLILNHMLSAKGFIVPEVLFLHNCKEPSVSFEESANFSSLRHLYLKECEMVSLPGNLKCLTSLTRLDILECPNISSLPDLPSSLQHICVRRCERLKESCQAPDGESWPKIASIRCKEFI from the coding sequence ATGACGGCGGCGGTGCTGGCTGTCTTACAAATGGTGGCATCGCCGATCCTGAAGAAGCTCCTCACTGGTACTCCGACGTACCTCGGGGTCGACATGGCGAGTGAGCTCCATGAACTGGAGACCACAATAATGCCACAGTTCGAGCTGATGATTGAAGCAGCTGACAAGAGCAACCACAGGGCTAAGCTAGACAAATGGATCCAAGACCTCAAACAAGCTTTCTTCAAGGCAGAAGACTTGTTGGATGATCATGAGTACAGCCGCCTTGAGCGCAAAGCCAAGAGCGGGAAGGATCCGTTGCTACCGCATTCCTCCACCAGCAGCACTATTCTAAAGCCTCTGCATGCTGCATCCAACCGGTTGTCCAATCTGTCCTCCAACAACAGGAAGCTAATTCGCCAGCTGAATGAACTGAAGGCCGTTTTGGCGAAAGGCAAGGAGTTACGTGATCTTCTTTGCTTATCAGCTGGTAACACTGCAGAGGACCCTGTTGTACAAGCAGCCATTGTTCCTCTGGCCACATCAATTCCACCTCCAAAAGTAATAGGCCGTGACAAGGACCGCGACAATATAATTGACCTTCTTACAAAACCGGTTGGTGTTGAGGCTGATTCAGCTATACATTCGGGGTTGGCTATTGTTGGAGCAGGAGGCATGGGGAAATCCACCTTGGCGCAGTATGTTTACAATGACGAGAGGATACAAAAACATTTTGATGTCAGGATGTGGGTGTGCATCTCACGCAGACTTGATGTCAAACGTCATACACGGGAGATTATTGAATCTGCGGTAAAGGGCGGATACCCACATGTTGAGAATCTTGATACTCTCCAATGCAAATTAAGGGACATACTGCAAAACTCACAGAAATTCCTGCTTGTCTTGGATGATGTCTGGTTTGGAAAATCTGACGAGATGGAATGGGAGCAACTCCTGACTCCTTTAGTTTCTCAGCAGACTGGAAGCAAAGTTTTGATAACTTCTCGTTTGAATATACTTCCAGCTTCTCTTTACTGCAATAAGATTGTTCCACTGGAGAACATGGAAGATGCCGAGTTCTTGGCACTCTTCCAAAACCATGCCTTTTCTGGAGCAGAAATCAGAGAACATAGTTTGCGTCAGATGCTAGAAGTGATTGCAGAGAAGCTTGCTACCAGATTGGGACGATCTCCTTTGGCAGCAAAAACTGTGGGTTTGCAGCTGAGCAGGAAAAAGGATATCGCATCATGGAAAGATGCTCTAAAGAAGGACAACTTAAGTGATCCCGCGAAAGCTCTGTCGTGGAGTTATGATAAGTTAGATCCGCGTTTGCAGAGATGTTTTCTATATTGCAGCTTATATCCAAAAGGCTATCGATATGGCATGAGGGAGTTGGTTCACCTGTGGATGGCAGAGGGATTTATTGATTCGTGCAACGAGAACAAAAGAGTGGAAGATATTGGAAAGGATTGCTTCAGTGAGATGGTCTCAGTTTCATTCTTTCAACCAATTGGCCATGGATTTCGTACATACTATGTTATGCATGATCTTATTCATGATTTGGCAGAGTCACTCTCTAAAGAGCACTGCTTCAGATTAGAAGATGAGAAGGTGGCAGACATACCATGCACTGTTCGACATTTATCTGTTCGTGTTGAGAGTATGATACAGCATAAGCAAAGCATTTGCAAGCTACATCATTTGCGTACTATTATCTGCATTGACCCAGTTAAAGATGATGTAAGTGATGTTTTTACTGAGATATTGCGGAATTCCAAGTTGCGTGTACTATATCTGTCATTATACAACAGTAGCAAGTTGCCAGGATCAATTGATGAGCTGAAGCATCTTAGGTATTTAAACATCATCAACACGTCAATTTCTGAATTGCCAAGATCATTATGTACTCTTTACCACTTACAGTTCCTTAAGTTAAGTCTCGAAGTTAAGAGTTTGCCCGACAAACTCTGCAATTTAAATAAGCTGTGGTATCTTGAAAGGCACGGGAGTTGGATTAATTATCCATACAACACTACTCTGCCTCAAGTCCCCAACATAGGCAAGCTAACTTTGCTCCAACAACTTTATAACTTCTCTGCAGAAAAGCAGAAGGGATATGAGTTGCGGCAGCTGAGGGGCATGAACGAGCTTGGTGGCTGTTTAAATGTTACAAATCTTGAAAATGTCACTGCAAAGGATGAAGCTTTAGAGTCGAACCTACACCGGAAAATTCATCTTGAAAGTTTGCACCTAGGCTGGAGTTATATGGATGACATAAATGTAGAGGACAATTTACACTTGGAGATTCTGGAAGGTTTGATGCCACCGCCCCGACTTAGGGGCCTCACAATCCAAGGTTACAGATCGGCGAAATATCCAGGTTGGTTTCTTCAGGATTCATATTTTGAGAATCTGGAAACCTTTGAGCTTGCTAATTGCACTGCGTTACAAGGCCTACCAACCAATGCAGAACTATTGGGGAATTGCTGCTCACTTCACCTCAGGAATGTGCCAAAACTAAAGACATTACCTTGTCTTCCAGCAGGTCTTAAAGAGTTATCAATTTCCAAGTGTCCACTGCTTATATTTGTTTCCAGTGATGAACCAGAACAACATGATCAGTTGGAGAACATCATGAATATAGACCAATTGGCATCAAACCTTCCTTTGATAACGCATGTGGGTCCAGTATCAAAAACACGCGACATAATAGCATCGGAATTTTCATCTCTAGAGCAGTTGATGGCATTGATGGATGTGGATATGTCACGTATTGAAAACATTAGAAGTGTTATAGAGAGAGAGGAATTTGTGATAGAGGATAGCATCAATGCATGGATATGTTGCCACAAGGAGAGGATGGGACTCATTTATGGAAGAAGCATCAGGCTGCCTCTGGTTCCACCATCAGAGCTTACCAAGCTTTATCTTTCTTCATGCAGTATTACAGATGGGGCATTAGCTGTTTGCCTTAATGGTCTCACTTCACTGAGAAGTTTGGCCCTAATTAAGATCATGACTTTGACTACACTTCCATCGCAAGAGGTCTTCCAACATTTGACAATGCTTGGTGACCTGGAAATCAAGTCTTGTTGGTGTCTCAGGTCATTAGGGGGCTTACGAGCTGCTACCTCCCTTTCAGATGTTAGATTGTATTCCTGCCCTTCTCTAGACTTGGCACGTGGAGATGAAATGCCATTATCTGCTGAGGAGCTCATTATATTCTACTGTGTGGTTGCAGCTAATTTCTTCAGTAGTGGTCTGCAGCACCTGAGATGGCTTAACATGGTTGGCTGCAGAAGCCTTGCATCCTTGTCAATCGGTCATTTGAACTCCCTTGCAAAATTAGAACTAGTAGATCTCCCGGATCTGTGCTTTATTGAAGGACTGTCTTCCCTGAAACTTCACCTTGTAAGTTTAAAGGATGTCCCGAAGCTCAACGCGAAGTGCATCTCACAGTTTCGGGTGCAGAACACACTCTTTGTTAGCAGCCCTTTGATACTTAACCACATGCTCTCGGCTAAAGGTTTTATAGTTCCAGAAGTTCTCTTTCTTCATAATTGCAAAGAGCCATCCGTTTCATTTGAAGAATCTGCAAACTTCTCATCCCTGCGGCACCTGTATTTAAAAGAATGTGAAATGGTGTCCTTGCCAGGAAATCTCAAGTGCCTGACCAGTCTGACACGACTTGATATCCTCGAATGTCCCAACATATCATCTTTACCTGATCTGCCATCCTCCCTCCAACATATATGTGTTCGGCGCTGTGAGCGCTTGAAGGAGAGCTGCCAAGCACCTGATGGAGAAAGCTGGCCAAAGATTGCGAGTATCCGCTGCAAGGAATTCATATGA